In one Acanthochromis polyacanthus isolate Apoly-LR-REF ecotype Palm Island chromosome 20, KAUST_Apoly_ChrSc, whole genome shotgun sequence genomic region, the following are encoded:
- the pex2 gene encoding peroxisome biogenesis factor 2 isoform X2, protein MGLKSDNQKRTVGSFGPEPDVDPQTPVLRISQLDALELDSALEQLVWNQFSQCFHNCRPGMLTPLEPELRALLHLLLWRFTLYSDSATVGQSLLSLRYHSTFSLSPRYRPLSPRQKLGLAVLTVGPQWLQERSHKLLPFLGLSSQGPTTERDGGLLQQGLRNALTFVSSIIKFTSLLNFLVFLRNGRHPVLAERITGAQAVFSKPNVVRDVTYQYMNRELLWHGFAEFLIFLLPLINTRTLKATMSSLVFGAESADGKRTGEGKGVWKECGICGEWPTIPHTVGCLHVFCYYCIKSHSIADAYLTCPKCGAEAGQPELVKMEVEMIGM, encoded by the exons atgg GTCTGAAAAGCGACAACCAAAAACGGACGGTGGGAAGTTTCGGTCCGGAACCCGATGTCGACCCGCAGACACCAGTGTTGCGCATCAGCCAGCTGGATGCCCTGGAGCTGGACTCAGCCCTGGAGCAGCTGGTGTGGAACCAGTTCTCCCAGTGCTTCCACAACTGCCGCCCGGGCATGCTCACCCCCCTGGAGCCTGAACTGAGGGCTCTGCTTCATCTGCTCCTGTGGAGGTTCACGCTGTATTCTGACAGCGCCACCGTGGGCCAGTCTTTACTGAGCCTGCGTTATCACAGCACATTTTCCTTGTCTCCCCGTTACAGGCCTCTGTCTCCCAGGCAGAAGTTAGGTCTGGCCGTGCTCACCGTAGGTCCCCAATGGCTCCAGGAGCGCTCCCACAAGCTGCTGCCATTCTTAGGTTTGAGCTCGCAAGGACCTACGACTGAAAGAGACGGTGGTTTGCTCCAGCAGGGTCTCCGCAATGCCCTGACTTTTGTTTCTAGTATCATCAAGTTCACAAGTCTCCTCAACTTCCTCGTGTTCCTGAGGAATGGTCGACATCCTGTCCTAGCCGAAAGGATCACAGGAGCTCAGGCAGTTTTCAGTAAGCCCAATGTGGTCCGAGATGTAACCTACCAATACATGAACCGGGAACTGTTGTGGCACGGCTTTGCAGAGTTCCTCATCTTCCTGTTACCACTGATCAATACAAGGACACTGAAGGCAACGATGTCTTCACTTGTGTTTGGGGCAGAAAGTGCTGATGGGAAAAGAACAGGGGAAGGGAAAGGGGTGTGGAAAGAGTGTGGAATATGCGGAGAGTGGCCAACAATCCCTCATACTGTGGGCTGCCTGCATGTTTTCTGCTACTACTGCATTAAAAGCCACAGTATCGCAGATGCTTACCTGACTTGTCCTAAATGTGGTGCCGAAGCCGGACAGCCTGAGCTGGTCAAGATGGAAGTGGAGATGATTGGCATGTGA
- the pex2 gene encoding peroxisome biogenesis factor 2 isoform X1, with the protein MAGLKSDNQKRTVGSFGPEPDVDPQTPVLRISQLDALELDSALEQLVWNQFSQCFHNCRPGMLTPLEPELRALLHLLLWRFTLYSDSATVGQSLLSLRYHSTFSLSPRYRPLSPRQKLGLAVLTVGPQWLQERSHKLLPFLGLSSQGPTTERDGGLLQQGLRNALTFVSSIIKFTSLLNFLVFLRNGRHPVLAERITGAQAVFSKPNVVRDVTYQYMNRELLWHGFAEFLIFLLPLINTRTLKATMSSLVFGAESADGKRTGEGKGVWKECGICGEWPTIPHTVGCLHVFCYYCIKSHSIADAYLTCPKCGAEAGQPELVKMEVEMIGM; encoded by the exons atgg CAGGTCTGAAAAGCGACAACCAAAAACGGACGGTGGGAAGTTTCGGTCCGGAACCCGATGTCGACCCGCAGACACCAGTGTTGCGCATCAGCCAGCTGGATGCCCTGGAGCTGGACTCAGCCCTGGAGCAGCTGGTGTGGAACCAGTTCTCCCAGTGCTTCCACAACTGCCGCCCGGGCATGCTCACCCCCCTGGAGCCTGAACTGAGGGCTCTGCTTCATCTGCTCCTGTGGAGGTTCACGCTGTATTCTGACAGCGCCACCGTGGGCCAGTCTTTACTGAGCCTGCGTTATCACAGCACATTTTCCTTGTCTCCCCGTTACAGGCCTCTGTCTCCCAGGCAGAAGTTAGGTCTGGCCGTGCTCACCGTAGGTCCCCAATGGCTCCAGGAGCGCTCCCACAAGCTGCTGCCATTCTTAGGTTTGAGCTCGCAAGGACCTACGACTGAAAGAGACGGTGGTTTGCTCCAGCAGGGTCTCCGCAATGCCCTGACTTTTGTTTCTAGTATCATCAAGTTCACAAGTCTCCTCAACTTCCTCGTGTTCCTGAGGAATGGTCGACATCCTGTCCTAGCCGAAAGGATCACAGGAGCTCAGGCAGTTTTCAGTAAGCCCAATGTGGTCCGAGATGTAACCTACCAATACATGAACCGGGAACTGTTGTGGCACGGCTTTGCAGAGTTCCTCATCTTCCTGTTACCACTGATCAATACAAGGACACTGAAGGCAACGATGTCTTCACTTGTGTTTGGGGCAGAAAGTGCTGATGGGAAAAGAACAGGGGAAGGGAAAGGGGTGTGGAAAGAGTGTGGAATATGCGGAGAGTGGCCAACAATCCCTCATACTGTGGGCTGCCTGCATGTTTTCTGCTACTACTGCATTAAAAGCCACAGTATCGCAGATGCTTACCTGACTTGTCCTAAATGTGGTGCCGAAGCCGGACAGCCTGAGCTGGTCAAGATGGAAGTGGAGATGATTGGCATGTGA